In Dolichospermum flos-aquae CCAP 1403/13F, the following proteins share a genomic window:
- the purL gene encoding phosphoribosylformylglycinamidine synthase subunit PurL, with translation MTTFGENPFSPQEIASEGIKPEEYTEIVRRLGRHPNKAELGMFGVMWSEHCCYKNSRPLLKQFPTTGPRILVGPGENAGVVDIGDGLQLAFKIESHNHPSAVEPFQGAATGVGGILRDIFTMGARPIALLNSLRFGDLNDPKTQRLFTGVVAGISHYGNCLVSGETFIWKDQEGVHFDTIGNFVESRLPANVHTLEIDDANAVTTLSLDPDQHTVSWQRVRRIFKRCTQNLMTIRTALGRKLIVTPDHPMLICAEGQWDVSPAQSLKVGDQIPIITALPELEPGENQNAPLDLIAGLNPEDASGKDVYVQLPENWQVTEVVRTALRLIEPSATNRHHYLSTGRLPLSHFLALELLLNVSRSDISLFRRGKANYMPAVIQPNELFARLIGYFLSEGCVSQNGNTYKIIFTFAHHETEYVEDVIAGLKQLGLRPCVEKRASTIAVYATSWLLGHFLKNVWQCGTQASNKAFPACIFQWSQNLQREALKGLLRGDGSMTTKTNGNHAKISFGTTSHQLFEQTVILLQSQGVMPYIYQRPAGEGEIEGRKHIHKPLWQLEVSNFAGLKELATVFSQQRNAELAVALNRYNGSKYSFPRFTQSAADVAVVKIKSIECQAVDECDVYDVEVDNTHLFVTSSGIVTHNCVGVPTVGGEVYFDSAYSVNPLVNVMALGLMETAEIVKSGASGLGNPVLYVGSTTGRDGMGGASFASAELTEESMDNRPAVQVGDPFVEKSLIEACLEAFKTGAVVAAQDMGAAGITCSTSEMAAKGGVGIDFDLDKIPVRESGMIPYEYLLSESQERMLFVAEKGREQELIDIFHRWGLQAVVAGTVIAEPIVRIWFQGKIAAEIPADALAENTPLYERELLTEAPEYAQKAWQWTSDSLPVGNAAGIEIAGSLQSWNQILLTLLDTPSIASKSWVYRQYDHQVQNNTVLLPGGADAAVIRIRPLEAPQNPKSKIQNLKSGVAATVDCNSRYVYLDPYEGAKAVVAEAARNLSCVGAEPIAVTDNLNFGSPEKPIGYWQLASACRGLSEGCRELGTPVTGGNVSLYNETFDAEGNPQPIYPTPVVGMVGLIPDLTKICGQGWQNADDIIYLLGLSIQSKIQNPKYKIELGASEYLATIHNTIAGKPPRIDFDLERLVQKACREGIRAGWVNSAHDSAEGGVAVAIAESCLSGNLGAEINFPISANHDSRFDEVLFGEGGARILVSVSGENQEKWESYLHRTLPENWQKLGTVNNSGNLEILTADNHKLLQVSLEDMSDRYSQAISKRLAIYTNT, from the coding sequence ATGACCACATTTGGTGAAAATCCCTTCTCCCCCCAAGAAATAGCCTCAGAAGGCATAAAACCAGAAGAATATACCGAAATCGTCCGCCGCTTAGGCCGTCACCCCAACAAAGCCGAACTAGGAATGTTTGGGGTGATGTGGTCAGAACATTGCTGTTATAAAAATTCCCGCCCATTACTCAAACAGTTTCCCACCACAGGCCCCCGCATTCTTGTGGGACCCGGTGAAAATGCCGGAGTGGTGGATATCGGCGACGGACTACAATTAGCGTTTAAAATAGAATCCCATAACCACCCTTCCGCCGTTGAACCATTTCAAGGTGCAGCCACGGGAGTAGGTGGGATATTAAGAGATATCTTTACCATGGGGGCACGTCCCATAGCCTTATTAAATTCTTTGCGGTTTGGGGATTTGAATGATCCCAAAACCCAAAGATTATTTACGGGTGTAGTTGCGGGAATCTCCCATTATGGTAACTGTTTGGTCAGTGGCGAAACATTTATCTGGAAAGATCAAGAAGGTGTGCATTTTGATACGATTGGTAATTTTGTAGAATCGCGCTTACCTGCTAATGTCCACACTTTAGAGATAGACGATGCTAATGCAGTTACAACCCTGTCCTTAGACCCAGATCAGCATACTGTAAGTTGGCAGCGTGTCCGCCGTATTTTCAAACGTTGTACCCAAAATCTCATGACTATCCGCACCGCTTTGGGGCGTAAGCTGATAGTTACCCCAGACCATCCCATGCTAATTTGTGCAGAAGGTCAATGGGATGTATCCCCAGCACAATCTTTAAAAGTGGGTGATCAAATTCCCATTATCACCGCTTTACCGGAATTAGAACCAGGAGAAAACCAAAACGCACCCCTAGACTTAATTGCTGGTTTAAACCCAGAAGATGCTAGTGGTAAAGATGTTTATGTACAACTACCGGAAAATTGGCAAGTCACGGAAGTTGTGCGGACTGCATTGCGGTTAATTGAACCTTCAGCTACTAATCGTCATCACTATTTAAGCACTGGTAGACTCCCACTTTCTCACTTTTTAGCCCTAGAACTGCTGCTTAACGTTTCCCGCAGTGATATTAGTCTATTCCGACGTGGCAAAGCTAACTATATGCCAGCAGTTATTCAGCCAAATGAATTATTTGCCCGATTAATTGGCTATTTCTTGTCTGAAGGTTGCGTTTCCCAAAATGGCAACACATACAAAATTATTTTCACCTTTGCCCACCATGAAACAGAGTATGTTGAAGATGTAATTGCTGGATTGAAGCAATTAGGATTACGCCCCTGTGTGGAAAAACGCGCTTCTACTATCGCTGTTTATGCAACTTCGTGGTTATTAGGGCATTTCCTCAAAAATGTATGGCAATGTGGAACTCAAGCCAGTAATAAGGCTTTTCCCGCTTGTATTTTTCAATGGTCACAAAATTTGCAGCGTGAAGCCCTGAAAGGCTTACTGCGTGGTGACGGTTCAATGACTACAAAAACTAATGGTAATCATGCCAAAATCAGTTTTGGGACAACCAGCCATCAATTGTTTGAACAAACAGTTATCCTGCTGCAAAGTCAAGGAGTCATGCCCTATATTTATCAAAGACCAGCGGGGGAAGGAGAAATAGAGGGACGTAAGCACATTCACAAACCATTATGGCAATTGGAAGTTAGTAATTTTGCGGGATTAAAAGAATTAGCAACTGTCTTTAGTCAACAGCGCAATGCAGAATTAGCAGTTGCCCTGAATCGTTACAATGGCAGTAAATATTCATTTCCCCGCTTTACTCAGTCTGCGGCAGATGTGGCTGTTGTCAAAATTAAAAGTATCGAATGTCAAGCCGTTGATGAATGTGATGTTTACGATGTGGAAGTAGATAACACCCATCTTTTTGTAACTTCATCTGGGATTGTTACTCATAACTGCGTTGGAGTGCCGACTGTAGGTGGTGAAGTGTATTTTGACTCCGCCTACTCGGTCAATCCCCTTGTCAACGTCATGGCGCTGGGTTTGATGGAAACGGCGGAAATTGTCAAATCAGGGGCTTCAGGCTTAGGAAATCCCGTGCTGTATGTGGGTTCAACCACCGGACGGGATGGCATGGGCGGCGCAAGTTTTGCCAGTGCGGAATTGACTGAGGAATCAATGGATAACCGTCCCGCTGTGCAAGTAGGAGATCCATTTGTCGAAAAGTCCTTAATTGAAGCTTGTTTAGAGGCATTTAAAACCGGGGCTGTAGTTGCGGCACAGGATATGGGGGCTGCGGGTATCACCTGTTCCACTTCGGAAATGGCTGCAAAAGGTGGTGTGGGGATTGACTTCGATTTAGATAAAATTCCGGTGCGGGAATCGGGAATGATTCCCTATGAATACCTGCTTTCGGAATCTCAAGAACGAATGTTGTTTGTTGCCGAAAAAGGACGAGAACAGGAATTAATTGATATTTTCCACCGTTGGGGACTGCAAGCGGTGGTTGCGGGGACAGTTATTGCAGAACCCATTGTCAGAATTTGGTTTCAGGGGAAAATAGCTGCCGAAATCCCGGCTGATGCTTTGGCGGAAAATACGCCTTTGTATGAAAGAGAATTATTAACAGAAGCCCCCGAATATGCCCAAAAAGCATGGCAATGGACAAGTGATAGTTTACCTGTTGGCAATGCTGCGGGTATTGAAATTGCAGGAAGTCTGCAAAGTTGGAATCAGATTCTATTGACTTTGTTAGATACTCCCTCTATTGCTTCTAAAAGCTGGGTTTATCGCCAATATGACCATCAAGTTCAAAATAATACCGTATTGTTACCCGGTGGTGCTGATGCGGCTGTCATTCGTATCCGTCCCTTAGAAGCACCCCAAAATCCAAAATCCAAAATCCAAAATCTAAAATCCGGTGTTGCGGCTACGGTAGATTGTAATTCTCGTTATGTCTATCTTGATCCTTATGAAGGGGCAAAGGCAGTAGTCGCGGAAGCTGCCCGCAATCTTAGCTGTGTGGGTGCTGAACCCATCGCTGTGACGGATAACCTCAATTTTGGTAGTCCAGAAAAACCCATTGGTTATTGGCAATTAGCGTCCGCTTGTCGGGGTTTGAGTGAGGGTTGTCGGGAGTTGGGAACGCCGGTAACTGGGGGGAATGTCTCTCTCTACAATGAAACTTTTGACGCAGAAGGTAATCCCCAACCAATTTATCCGACTCCGGTTGTGGGTATGGTGGGATTGATTCCTGATTTAACCAAAATTTGCGGACAAGGTTGGCAAAATGCAGATGATATAATTTATCTTCTAGGTTTATCAATTCAATCCAAAATCCAAAATCCAAAATATAAAATAGAATTGGGTGCTTCTGAATATTTGGCAACTATTCATAATACGATCGCTGGTAAGCCCCCTAGAATTGATTTTGATTTAGAACGACTGGTACAAAAAGCTTGTCGTGAGGGTATTCGCGCTGGTTGGGTAAATTCTGCCCATGATTCGGCTGAGGGTGGTGTGGCTGTTGCTATAGCGGAATCTTGTCTTTCTGGGAATTTGGGGGCGGAAATTAATTTCCCAATTAGTGCAAATCACGATTCCCGTTTTGATGAAGTTCTTTTTGGTGAAGGTGGGGCGAGAATTTTAGTTTCTGTGAGTGGAGAAAACCAAGAAAAATGGGAATCCTATTTACACCGAACTCTTCCAGAGAATTGGCAAAAACTGGGAACAGTAAATAATTCCGGTAATTTAGAGATTTTAACCGCAGATAACCATAAGTTACTCCAGGTTAGTCTCGAAGATATGAGCGATCGCTATTCTCAGGCAATCTCTAAACGTCTCGCTATCTACACCAATACCTAA
- a CDS encoding J domain-containing protein, translating into MSDFNHYNTLKVSNHASQAEIKQAYRRLVKIFHPDSNQEITDNEQIIRVNAAYEVLSDSKSRLDYDEKLRHSQQQFHQVRQKRAESAQQHYKAARKTRKDIDENIEEWIRLVYKPVNRILCTILNSLESQIEELAADPFDDDLLDEFQDYLASCREDLKDAQIKFRSLPNPASFAAAAAHIYYCMSQVGDGIEELAYFPLSYDHRYLHTGQELFRIAKRLYREAQESVS; encoded by the coding sequence ATGTCCGATTTTAACCACTACAACACCCTCAAAGTTAGTAATCATGCCAGTCAAGCGGAGATTAAACAAGCTTATCGCCGCTTGGTGAAAATTTTTCATCCTGATAGTAATCAAGAAATCACAGATAATGAGCAAATTATTCGTGTTAATGCTGCCTATGAAGTTTTAAGTGATAGTAAAAGTCGTCTTGATTATGATGAAAAACTTCGTCACAGTCAGCAACAATTTCATCAGGTTCGCCAAAAACGCGCAGAATCTGCCCAACAACATTACAAAGCAGCGAGGAAAACTAGAAAAGATATTGATGAAAATATTGAGGAATGGATACGTTTAGTTTATAAACCAGTAAATCGGATACTTTGTACAATTCTTAATTCTTTAGAATCACAAATTGAGGAGTTAGCAGCCGATCCTTTTGATGATGATCTTTTAGACGAATTTCAAGATTATTTAGCATCCTGTCGGGAAGATTTGAAGGACGCACAAATTAAGTTTCGTTCTTTGCCAAATCCCGCTAGTTTTGCAGCAGCAGCAGCCCATATTTACTATTGTATGAGTCAAGTGGGAGATGGAATTGAGGAATTAGCATACTTTCCATTAAGTTATGATCATCGCTATTTACACACAGGACAAGAGTTATTTCGGATAGCTAAAAGATTGTATCGGGAAGCGCAAGAATCGGTGAGTTGA
- the cysK gene encoding cysteine synthase A, producing MRIVENITELVGRTPLVKLNRIPQELACVATILVKLESMNPSSSVKDRIGVSMITAAEKEGLIAPGKTILVEPTSGNTGIALAMAAAAKGYQLILTMPETMSAERRAMLRAYGAQLELTPGIAGMSGAIRRAQELVDRTPYSYMLQQFRNPANAQIHRETTAEEIWEDTDGLVDMIVAGVGTGGTITGVAEVLKARKPSFQAIAVEPANSPILSGGKPGPHKIQGIGAGFIPQVLKLELIDEVITVTDEDAIAFGRKLAREEGLLSGISTGAALCAAVRVAQRPENQGRLIVMIQPSFGERYLSTPLFQDLEAKTATSTN from the coding sequence ATGCGGATTGTTGAAAATATTACGGAGTTGGTGGGGCGGACACCTCTAGTTAAGCTAAACCGGATTCCTCAAGAATTAGCTTGTGTGGCTACAATTCTCGTGAAATTGGAAAGTATGAACCCTTCGTCATCGGTGAAAGACCGCATTGGGGTAAGTATGATTACGGCGGCGGAAAAGGAAGGATTAATTGCCCCTGGGAAGACGATTCTGGTAGAACCAACATCGGGAAATACTGGGATTGCTTTGGCTATGGCAGCGGCGGCTAAGGGGTATCAATTAATTTTAACTATGCCGGAAACGATGAGTGCGGAACGGCGGGCGATGTTAAGGGCTTATGGGGCCCAATTGGAACTCACTCCGGGAATTGCGGGGATGAGTGGGGCGATTCGGCGGGCGCAGGAGCTTGTGGATAGAACACCATACTCTTATATGTTGCAACAGTTCCGCAATCCGGCTAATGCCCAAATTCACCGGGAAACTACGGCGGAGGAAATTTGGGAGGATACGGATGGATTGGTGGATATGATTGTGGCGGGAGTGGGGACTGGAGGGACGATTACGGGGGTGGCGGAAGTTTTGAAGGCCCGGAAACCGAGTTTTCAGGCGATCGCTGTCGAACCAGCTAATAGCCCGATATTATCGGGAGGTAAACCGGGTCCCCATAAAATTCAGGGCATTGGGGCGGGTTTTATTCCCCAAGTGTTAAAGTTAGAATTGATTGATGAGGTAATTACGGTTACTGATGAGGATGCGATCGCCTTTGGTCGCAAATTAGCCAGGGAGGAAGGATTATTGTCTGGAATCTCCACTGGTGCAGCCCTTTGTGCGGCGGTTCGGGTCGCCCAACGTCCAGAAAATCAGGGACGCTTAATTGTGATGATTCAGCCTAGTTTCGGTGAGAGATATTTAAGTACACCTTTATTCCAAGACCTAGAAGCGAAAACCGCAACTAGTACCAATTAA
- a CDS encoding RrF2 family transcriptional regulator yields MELSCKSEYAILALLEMATHYENGEPMQIRQIALQQKIPDRYLEQLLATLRRGGIVKSQRGSKGGYLLAREPRKISIFEILECLEGLDVQTGEQNTNLTSLDNSVVSEIWQEARQAANSVLQNYSLQDLCEKRDSRKQLDIMYYI; encoded by the coding sequence GTGGAACTATCATGTAAATCTGAATACGCAATTTTGGCGTTATTAGAGATGGCTACTCATTATGAAAACGGTGAACCGATGCAAATTCGGCAAATCGCTCTGCAACAAAAGATACCTGATCGCTATTTAGAACAACTGTTAGCAACTTTGCGGCGGGGGGGTATAGTTAAAAGTCAACGGGGTTCAAAAGGCGGCTATTTATTGGCGCGAGAACCTCGGAAAATTAGTATCTTTGAGATTTTAGAATGTTTGGAAGGTTTAGATGTGCAGACTGGTGAACAAAATACTAACCTCACAAGTTTAGATAATTCTGTGGTGTCAGAAATTTGGCAAGAAGCACGTCAGGCGGCAAATTCAGTGTTACAAAATTATTCGCTTCAGGATCTTTGTGAAAAACGGGATTCCCGGAAGCAGTTGGATATCATGTACTACATTTGA
- a CDS encoding iron uptake porin, with translation MSNILWKSLVVSPAILGAALLVSSTAIAAPSTTKGASSIETSSTAEVSQQPAVLATETKEAQVLAQVNRYSNENNTSINQVTSVSQFSDVQPTDWAFQALQSLVERYGCIAGYPNGTFRGNRALSRYEFAAGLNACLDRVNELIATATADMVTKQDLATLQRLQEEFSAELATLRGRVDALEGRTAELEANQFSTTTKLKGEAIFAVTDAFGSETGKANRAVFQDRVRLGLETSFTGRDILTTRLAAGNATGFSLRDKTGNPINAGGVGKQTFEVGSTIPANSVKIDKLTYEAPLGPARVYLSASGGQHSDYAAVNNPYFFDKTDGGKGALSTFASENPIYRIGGGSGIALNVPFGKPGSSFLKPSSITLGYLASNNSVSNAASPAPSNGLFDGNYAALGQLNFNVGNRVALAATYVHGYHKAGSSLFDSGFDGGALVGTSQANSLGADRTILNAPSTSASSSNSYGISAAIKPSDKLSLSGFVSYHDVTGFGANDDKEAWSYGAGLALPDFGKKGNVLGIFGGAQPYSLGATGRETPYQVEGFYKYRVSENVSVTPGVIWMTSPGQNNTSNDAFVGTLRTTFSF, from the coding sequence ATGTCTAATATTTTGTGGAAATCCCTGGTGGTTAGCCCAGCAATTTTGGGAGCAGCGTTGTTAGTATCTTCAACAGCGATAGCCGCACCAAGTACCACCAAGGGAGCATCATCAATTGAAACTTCCTCTACAGCAGAAGTTTCCCAACAGCCAGCAGTATTGGCGACAGAAACCAAAGAAGCTCAAGTTTTAGCTCAGGTTAACCGCTACAGCAACGAGAACAATACTTCCATAAATCAGGTAACATCAGTTTCCCAATTCTCTGATGTGCAACCTACAGATTGGGCATTCCAAGCTTTGCAGTCCTTGGTTGAACGCTACGGCTGTATTGCGGGTTATCCCAATGGCACATTTCGTGGTAATCGGGCTTTAAGCCGTTACGAATTTGCGGCTGGTTTGAATGCTTGTTTAGATCGTGTGAATGAATTGATTGCCACAGCAACGGCTGATATGGTGACAAAACAGGATCTAGCAACATTACAGCGTTTGCAAGAAGAGTTTTCTGCGGAATTGGCAACTTTACGTGGCCGGGTAGATGCTTTAGAAGGCCGGACTGCTGAATTAGAAGCCAATCAATTCTCCACTACCACTAAATTAAAAGGTGAAGCTATTTTTGCTGTCACTGATGCTTTTGGCAGCGAAACAGGCAAAGCTAACCGGGCAGTATTCCAAGATAGAGTCCGTTTAGGCTTGGAAACCAGCTTTACGGGTAGAGATATATTAACAACCCGTTTGGCTGCTGGTAATGCCACAGGCTTTAGTCTCCGAGATAAAACTGGTAATCCTATTAATGCTGGTGGAGTTGGTAAGCAAACCTTTGAAGTCGGTAGCACTATTCCTGCTAACAGCGTTAAAATTGACAAATTAACTTATGAAGCTCCTTTAGGACCTGCAAGAGTTTATCTTTCAGCTAGTGGTGGGCAACATAGTGATTATGCGGCTGTTAACAATCCTTACTTCTTTGATAAAACAGATGGTGGTAAGGGGGCTTTAAGTACCTTTGCTTCTGAAAACCCCATCTACCGGATTGGTGGTGGTTCTGGTATTGCCTTGAATGTCCCGTTTGGTAAACCTGGTAGTAGTTTCTTGAAACCAAGTTCAATCACATTAGGTTACTTGGCTTCAAATAACTCGGTCTCAAATGCTGCTAGTCCTGCCCCAAGTAATGGCTTGTTTGACGGTAACTATGCGGCATTAGGTCAGTTGAACTTTAATGTTGGTAATCGCGTTGCATTGGCTGCTACTTATGTACATGGTTATCATAAAGCAGGTAGCAGCTTATTTGATTCAGGATTTGATGGTGGTGCTTTAGTAGGTACTTCACAAGCGAATTCTTTAGGTGCGGACAGAACAATTCTCAATGCTCCATCAACTAGTGCCTCTTCCAGCAACTCCTACGGTATTTCCGCAGCTATCAAGCCTAGCGATAAACTGTCTTTGAGTGGTTTCGTTTCCTACCATGATGTTACAGGCTTTGGAGCTAATGATGATAAAGAAGCTTGGAGCTATGGTGCAGGTTTAGCTTTACCTGATTTTGGTAAGAAAGGTAACGTCTTGGGTATCTTCGGTGGCGCTCAACCTTACTCACTAGGTGCGACTGGTAGAGAGACTCCATACCAAGTAGAAGGCTTCTATAAGTATCGCGTTTCTGAAAATGTATCCGTAACTCCTGGAGTTATTTGGATGACATCTCCTGGACAAAATAATACCAGTAATGATGCCTTTGTTGGTACACTCAGAACAACTTTTAGCTTCTAA